A window of the Mucilaginibacter sp. cycad4 genome harbors these coding sequences:
- a CDS encoding VOC family protein: MNNNQQIIPMLAYEDGIAAMNWLCDVFGFTENMRMMDDAGRLTHGELKMGDSLVILAEPTPHYQSPAHHAQNCDIAAKWSAVPYIINGLLVYVDDIERHYKTAKSKAATILSELEYGFPGTRYRAADLEGQRWMFMQIERD; this comes from the coding sequence ATGAACAATAACCAACAAATAATCCCCATGCTTGCCTATGAAGACGGCATTGCGGCTATGAACTGGCTGTGCGATGTTTTTGGTTTCACTGAAAATATGCGGATGATGGATGATGCCGGCCGCCTTACTCATGGAGAACTTAAAATGGGCGATAGTTTGGTGATACTGGCAGAGCCTACGCCACATTATCAAAGCCCGGCGCACCATGCCCAAAACTGTGACATCGCTGCCAAATGGAGTGCTGTGCCTTATATTATTAACGGGCTTTTGGTTTATGTGGATGATATTGAGCGGCACTACAAAACTGCTAAAAGTAAAGCCGCAACGATATTGAGCGAATTGGAATATGGTTTCCCCGGCACCCGCTATCGCGCTGCCGACCTGGAGGGCCAGCGCTGGATGTTTATGCAAATTGAAAGAGATTAA
- a CDS encoding ROK family protein, giving the protein MELTNKGVKGSQLKNMIIKRLYFNKAMSCAGLSELFDKSIPSIAKAINELMHEGFVVEQGYAPSSGGRRPLMYSVKSSAMHILAIALDQLTARIQMFDLLNNPVADMLTFELKLLNNPEALPTLVDQINNYITHSGIPKDKIAGIGIGMPGFINITEGINYTYLDAGGQSLTAYLTSKTGIATYIDNDSSLIALAEQKFGIAKSQQEVMVINLGWGIGLGMIVNGKLFRGHNGFAGELSHIPLSEDGSLCECGKRGCLEAEASLLVVAQKAIAGIKKGRVTSLKYNEEDHSKLMGDALIEAANNGDQFAIELLSDAGYKIGKALAILIHIMNPAIIVLSGRGAKVAKILMAPIQQALHKYCIPRLAGGTELLVSELGFDAELIGAAVLVMENFDRVVKNKASKAAKIAAA; this is encoded by the coding sequence ATGGAACTTACAAATAAAGGGGTAAAGGGCAGCCAGTTAAAAAATATGATCATTAAAAGGCTTTATTTTAATAAGGCCATGTCCTGCGCGGGGTTGAGCGAGTTATTTGATAAAAGTATCCCTTCAATAGCCAAAGCCATAAACGAATTAATGCATGAGGGTTTTGTGGTTGAACAGGGCTATGCCCCTTCAAGCGGCGGCCGCCGCCCGTTAATGTATTCGGTAAAGTCAAGTGCTATGCATATTTTAGCCATAGCGCTCGATCAGCTCACTGCCCGCATCCAGATGTTTGATCTGCTGAATAATCCCGTTGCCGATATGCTCACCTTTGAGCTTAAACTGCTCAATAACCCCGAGGCATTGCCCACGCTGGTTGATCAGATAAATAACTACATAACACACAGCGGCATCCCTAAAGATAAGATTGCCGGCATTGGGATTGGTATGCCCGGCTTCATCAATATTACCGAAGGTATCAATTACACTTACCTTGATGCCGGCGGGCAAAGCTTAACGGCCTACCTTACTTCAAAAACAGGCATCGCCACTTATATCGATAACGATTCGAGCCTGATAGCCCTTGCCGAACAGAAATTTGGTATAGCCAAATCACAGCAGGAAGTTATGGTAATCAACCTGGGCTGGGGCATTGGCCTGGGGATGATCGTAAACGGAAAACTGTTCCGTGGGCACAATGGTTTTGCGGGCGAGCTAAGCCATATCCCGTTATCGGAAGATGGTTCCCTTTGCGAATGCGGTAAACGTGGCTGCCTTGAAGCTGAAGCCTCATTATTGGTAGTAGCCCAAAAAGCTATAGCAGGCATCAAAAAAGGCCGCGTAACCAGCTTAAAATATAATGAGGAAGATCACTCCAAACTAATGGGGGATGCCCTTATAGAGGCGGCCAACAACGGCGACCAGTTTGCCATCGAACTGTTATCCGACGCCGGCTATAAAATAGGGAAGGCCCTTGCCATTCTTATCCATATCATGAACCCGGCCATCATTGTATTAAGTGGTCGCGGCGCCAAAGTGGCTAAAATATTAATGGCTCCGATACAACAAGCCCTTCACAAGTATTGTATCCCGCGCCTTGCCGGCGGTACCGAATTGCTCGTATCTGAGCTTGGGTTTGATGCTGAGTTAATTGGTGCGGCTGTACTGGTAATGGAAAACTTTGACAGGGTGGTAAAGAATAAGGCATCTAAAGCGGCTAAGATCGCAGCAGCGTAA
- a CDS encoding hydroxymethylglutaryl-CoA lyase, whose protein sequence is MNIKITECPRDAMQGIHDFIPTDIKAGYINLLLQVGFDTIDFGSFVSPKAIPQLQDTAEVLKKLDLSSTRSKLLAIIANYRGAEDAVKHEEITYLGYPFSISETFQLRNTNSTIEQAFETVQRINELSNKNGKQLLVYLSMGFGNPYGDEWNTGIIEHWAEKMIGEGIKNIALADTIGIADAAQISSIYPNLCRLFPDTDFGIHLHSTPDTWQPKIAAAYQSGCKRFDTAIKGYGGCPMAKDDLTGNIATENLISYLKIQNEPTGLNMDKFQEAVDYSGRVFV, encoded by the coding sequence ATGAACATCAAGATAACCGAATGTCCCCGCGACGCCATGCAGGGCATTCATGATTTTATTCCTACCGATATCAAGGCAGGTTATATCAACCTGCTTTTACAGGTGGGATTTGATACGATAGATTTTGGCAGCTTTGTATCGCCGAAGGCCATTCCCCAGCTACAGGATACCGCTGAAGTGCTAAAAAAACTTGATCTGAGCAGTACCCGCTCAAAGCTGCTGGCTATTATTGCCAACTACCGCGGTGCCGAAGATGCGGTGAAGCATGAAGAGATCACCTATCTTGGGTATCCATTTTCCATATCCGAAACTTTCCAGCTTCGAAATACAAATTCAACCATTGAGCAGGCCTTTGAAACGGTACAGCGGATAAATGAATTGAGTAATAAAAATGGTAAACAACTATTGGTTTATCTTTCCATGGGCTTTGGTAACCCCTACGGCGATGAATGGAACACCGGCATCATTGAGCACTGGGCAGAAAAGATGATTGGCGAAGGAATAAAGAACATTGCCCTTGCCGATACCATTGGCATTGCAGATGCGGCGCAGATCAGCAGTATCTATCCAAATCTTTGCCGCTTATTTCCCGATACAGACTTTGGCATCCATCTGCACTCCACACCCGATACATGGCAACCTAAAATAGCAGCAGCCTATCAAAGCGGCTGTAAACGATTTGATACTGCAATAAAAGGCTATGGGGGTTGCCCAATGGCTAAAGACGACCTTACAGGCAACATCGCCACCGAAAACCTGATAAGTTACCTTAAAATACAAAACGAGCCCACAGGACTTAATATGGATAAATTTCAGGAAGCTGTGGATTACTCGGGGAGGGTGTTTGTCTGA
- a CDS encoding NAD(P)/FAD-dependent oxidoreductase, which produces MNTSNNSKFPLVVIVGGGFGGLQVAKQLKDKPVDVLMLDKHNYHTFQPLLYQVAMGSLESESIAFSLRKNFANQKNFRFRIAEVTKVDAENNTLETTIGNIAYDYLVIATGSTTNFFGNKDIEHYSMPMKSIPEALNLRYSILQNIEEALLKVGKAERDPYLTFVLVGAGPTGVELAGSLAELRNHVLTKDYPELKKEDMKVYLVDFLPKVLGPFSDQASNAARTFLTNMGVEVLTGVKVESYDGEEIKFEGGKTIRTKNVIWSAGVMGVVPEGFDKDVIERGNKIKVDSIGRVIGSNNIFAIGDVAAMITEETPKGHPGVAQVAIQMGQHVAKNIIHIINGEQTSPFKYNDKGSLATIGRNKAVADLGKVKFQGFFAWLVWMFVHLISLLGGRNKVIVFINWVSSYVTYNGGTRLIIRKFEREGLTEEQHLPNTVD; this is translated from the coding sequence ATGAACACATCAAATAATTCAAAATTTCCACTTGTAGTGATCGTAGGCGGCGGCTTCGGCGGCCTGCAGGTGGCAAAACAACTAAAGGATAAACCTGTAGACGTTTTGATGCTCGATAAGCACAACTACCATACTTTCCAACCCCTTTTATACCAGGTTGCAATGGGCAGCCTCGAGTCCGAGTCGATTGCATTTTCTTTAAGGAAAAATTTTGCCAATCAAAAAAATTTCCGGTTCCGGATAGCCGAAGTAACCAAAGTAGATGCGGAAAACAACACGCTCGAAACCACTATAGGTAATATAGCCTATGATTACCTGGTGATAGCAACCGGCTCAACCACCAACTTTTTCGGCAATAAGGATATCGAACACTATTCCATGCCGATGAAATCGATCCCCGAGGCACTGAACCTCCGTTATTCCATTCTGCAGAATATCGAAGAAGCCCTGCTTAAAGTAGGCAAGGCCGAGCGCGATCCCTACCTTACCTTTGTACTGGTAGGCGCCGGGCCAACCGGTGTTGAGCTTGCAGGTTCATTAGCCGAACTCCGTAACCACGTTTTAACAAAAGATTACCCGGAGCTTAAAAAAGAGGACATGAAGGTTTACCTGGTTGACTTTTTGCCGAAAGTACTGGGGCCTTTCTCCGACCAGGCATCCAACGCGGCCCGCACTTTCCTGACCAATATGGGTGTTGAAGTACTAACAGGCGTAAAGGTTGAAAGCTACGATGGAGAGGAAATTAAGTTTGAAGGCGGTAAAACCATCCGTACCAAAAACGTGATCTGGAGCGCCGGGGTGATGGGCGTTGTGCCCGAAGGCTTTGATAAAGACGTTATTGAGCGCGGAAACAAAATAAAGGTGGATAGCATTGGCCGGGTTATAGGTAGCAATAACATCTTTGCCATTGGCGATGTTGCAGCCATGATCACCGAGGAAACACCTAAGGGCCATCCCGGTGTAGCGCAGGTAGCTATACAAATGGGCCAGCATGTTGCCAAAAACATTATCCACATCATCAACGGGGAGCAAACCTCGCCATTTAAATACAACGACAAAGGCTCACTGGCAACCATTGGCCGTAATAAAGCGGTTGCCGATTTGGGCAAGGTAAAGTTCCAGGGATTTTTTGCATGGCTGGTATGGATGTTTGTGCACCTGATATCGCTTTTAGGAGGCCGTAATAAGGTGATCGTGTTCATTAACTGGGTATCGAGCTATGTAACTTACAATGGCGGCACAAGGCTTATAATCCGCAAATTTGAGCGTGAAGGTTTAACTGAGGAGCAGCATTTGCCTAATACGGTTGATTGA
- the secDF gene encoding protein translocase subunit SecDF: MQGKGVIKFFAILLAVVCLYQLSFTWVAHKVREDAKVYSKGDPEKEKAYLDSISNQPVYPLLKHDYAYVLQREIALGLDLKGGMNVTMQIQLNDVIRKVANDNPDPTFNQALANADKLQANAQTNQKDYIALFVSEYEKLNPNGKLAAIFSTKDNQDHLKFNASNSEVKTYLEDLASTAVKQSFTVLNTRINQFGVTQPNIQLQQGSNRILVELPGVKEPERVRKLLSGSAKLEFYETFDNAEAYQYLINIDNLLAAKSKTVKADTGKSAKADSAATIAAAKADTAKGGSLLSKVQKNAAKNDTSAASLSKTKLAAQHPLFAVMSLNVGQGANGQQQLGQGPVVGYAPLQDTAKVNAYLHSADVLAVIPRNIKFLWEVKPIKNTKTFALYAIKLTGADNGPVLSGDVINDARADNDQKGSPEVVMIMNSEGAQKWRTVTAEASSGTNKKAIAIVLDDNVYSAPTVQNEISGGVSSISGNFTIDDTRDLANVLKAGRLPAPAHIVSESIVGPSLGQEAISAGITSSILGLVVVLIFMIAYYNRAGTVAVVAVIINIFFLMGVLTSLGAVLTVPGVAGIVLTLGIAVDANVLVYERVREELNLGKSLRIAVADGFKHALPSILDSQISTFLTGLILFVFGSGPIQGFATTLMIGIATSLFCSLLISRVIFEWMLDKGMDIKFSNPWSSHTFKNANFAFVKNRGKFYIFSGLFIAAGLVSIFTRGFTYGVDFEGGRNYIVSFPNKTVTTEQIHDAVDATLGRSTEVKTMGTDKFSITTNYLFNDNSTAADAKVRATLVSTLAAKAETKITDSNILGGSKVSATIADELKTSAIYTVLFAIFVISAYILIRFRKWQFSLGAMIATAHDALLVLSFFSLFNGFLPFSLDIDQAFIAAILTVIGYSINDTVVVFDRIREFLDHSNKNEKPEEVINRAINSTLSRTIITALTVVFVLLVLFIFGGDVIKGFSFALLIGVLFGTYSSICVATPVIVDFGKKDLK, encoded by the coding sequence ATGCAAGGCAAAGGGGTTATTAAATTTTTCGCCATACTACTGGCAGTGGTGTGCTTATACCAGCTATCATTTACGTGGGTGGCCCATAAGGTTAGGGAGGATGCCAAAGTATACTCAAAGGGAGATCCTGAGAAAGAAAAAGCTTATTTGGATTCTATTTCCAATCAACCGGTTTATCCGCTATTAAAACACGATTACGCTTATGTATTGCAAAGGGAAATTGCATTAGGCCTTGACCTTAAGGGTGGCATGAACGTTACCATGCAGATCCAGCTCAACGATGTTATACGCAAAGTTGCCAATGACAATCCTGATCCGACTTTTAACCAGGCTTTGGCTAACGCCGATAAATTGCAGGCAAATGCTCAAACCAACCAAAAAGATTACATCGCGTTATTTGTAAGCGAGTACGAAAAGCTAAACCCCAACGGTAAGCTTGCCGCTATCTTTTCAACAAAAGATAACCAGGACCACCTGAAGTTCAACGCTTCAAACAGCGAGGTAAAAACTTATCTTGAGGACTTGGCTTCAACAGCGGTTAAACAATCATTCACCGTTTTGAACACCCGTATCAACCAGTTTGGTGTAACCCAGCCAAACATCCAGTTGCAACAAGGTTCAAACAGGATTTTAGTTGAACTGCCGGGCGTTAAAGAGCCGGAGCGTGTTCGCAAATTGCTTTCAGGCTCTGCAAAACTGGAGTTCTATGAAACTTTTGATAATGCCGAGGCTTACCAATACCTGATCAACATTGACAACCTGCTTGCTGCAAAAAGCAAAACAGTTAAAGCCGATACCGGCAAATCAGCAAAAGCTGATTCTGCCGCTACCATTGCAGCTGCAAAAGCTGATACCGCTAAAGGTGGTTCATTGTTAAGCAAGGTTCAAAAGAACGCTGCTAAAAACGATACTTCAGCGGCTTCATTAAGCAAAACAAAATTAGCCGCGCAACACCCGCTGTTTGCAGTGATGTCATTAAACGTTGGCCAGGGTGCAAACGGCCAGCAGCAATTAGGCCAGGGCCCGGTTGTTGGTTATGCTCCGTTACAGGATACGGCCAAAGTTAACGCATACTTGCACAGTGCCGATGTTTTAGCGGTTATTCCACGTAATATCAAATTTTTGTGGGAAGTAAAACCTATCAAAAACACCAAAACTTTCGCGTTATACGCTATCAAACTTACAGGTGCTGATAACGGGCCGGTATTATCGGGCGACGTAATTAACGATGCCCGTGCAGATAACGACCAAAAAGGCAGCCCTGAGGTTGTGATGATCATGAATTCGGAAGGTGCCCAAAAATGGCGTACTGTTACTGCAGAGGCATCATCAGGCACTAACAAAAAAGCTATCGCCATCGTTTTGGATGATAACGTATACTCTGCACCTACCGTTCAGAATGAAATTTCAGGTGGTGTGTCATCAATCTCCGGTAACTTTACCATTGATGATACCCGCGACTTAGCCAACGTATTAAAAGCAGGCCGTTTACCGGCTCCTGCCCACATTGTATCTGAATCAATCGTAGGTCCGTCATTAGGCCAGGAAGCTATCTCTGCAGGTATTACTTCAAGTATCTTAGGTTTGGTGGTTGTATTGATCTTCATGATTGCTTACTACAACCGTGCGGGTACTGTAGCGGTAGTTGCGGTGATCATCAACATCTTCTTCCTGATGGGTGTATTGACCAGCTTAGGCGCGGTATTAACCGTACCGGGTGTTGCAGGTATCGTATTAACCTTAGGTATAGCGGTAGATGCCAACGTACTGGTTTACGAACGTGTACGTGAAGAATTAAACTTAGGCAAATCATTAAGAATTGCCGTTGCCGACGGTTTCAAACATGCATTGCCTTCAATCCTTGATTCACAGATCAGTACCTTCCTTACAGGTTTAATCCTGTTTGTGTTTGGTTCAGGTCCTATCCAGGGTTTTGCTACTACATTGATGATCGGTATCGCAACTTCATTGTTCTGCTCATTGCTTATCTCAAGGGTTATATTTGAGTGGATGCTTGACAAGGGCATGGATATCAAGTTCTCAAACCCATGGAGCTCACATACCTTTAAAAATGCAAACTTCGCGTTTGTAAAAAACCGTGGTAAGTTCTACATTTTCTCAGGCTTGTTTATTGCTGCAGGTTTGGTATCTATCTTCACCCGCGGCTTTACCTACGGTGTGGATTTTGAAGGCGGCCGTAACTACATTGTTAGCTTCCCTAACAAAACCGTTACTACCGAACAGATCCACGATGCTGTTGATGCTACTTTAGGCCGCAGCACCGAGGTTAAAACTATGGGTACCGATAAATTCAGCATCACTACCAACTACCTGTTCAATGATAACTCAACTGCTGCTGATGCTAAAGTAAGGGCAACCCTTGTTAGCACATTAGCTGCTAAAGCTGAAACTAAAATTACCGACAGCAACATTTTAGGTGGTTCAAAAGTAAGCGCTACTATTGCAGATGAGTTAAAAACATCAGCTATCTACACAGTATTGTTCGCCATCTTCGTAATCTCGGCTTATATCCTGATCCGTTTCCGTAAATGGCAGTTCAGCTTAGGCGCGATGATCGCGACCGCGCACGATGCCTTGCTGGTATTGTCGTTCTTCTCATTGTTCAATGGTTTCCTTCCATTCTCACTGGATATTGACCAGGCGTTCATCGCGGCTATCCTTACTGTTATCGGTTATTCAATTAACGATACTGTGGTAGTATTTGACAGGATCCGTGAGTTCCTTGATCATTCTAATAAGAACGAAAAACCGGAAGAAGTTATTAACAGGGCCATCAACAGCACGTTAAGCCGTACCATTATCACAGCTTTAACCGTGGTATTCGTATTGTTAGTATTGTTCATCTTTGGTGGCGACGTTATCAAAGGCTTCTCATTCGCGTTATTGATTGGTGTACTTTTCGGTACATACTCGTCGATCTGCGTGGCAACACCGGTAATCGTTGACTTTGGAAAGAAAGACCTCAAATAA
- a CDS encoding dihydrofolate reductase has protein sequence MILSIIVAIAKNHVIGKDNKLLWYLPNDLKHFKDVTTGHTVIMGRKTFDSVGKPLPKRRNIVVTRQAISIEGCEVVPSIEAAIELCRAEDEVFIVGGAEIYRQAIPLTNRIYLTIIDQDFEGDTFFPELNPDEWQETDREDFEPDEKNKYKYSFITLVRG, from the coding sequence ATGATACTATCTATAATCGTAGCCATAGCCAAAAACCATGTTATTGGCAAAGACAATAAATTACTCTGGTACCTGCCTAATGACTTGAAACATTTTAAAGATGTTACTACCGGGCATACCGTGATCATGGGGCGTAAAACTTTTGATTCGGTTGGTAAGCCTTTACCCAAGCGCCGCAACATTGTTGTTACACGGCAGGCTATCAGCATTGAGGGTTGCGAGGTGGTACCATCTATTGAGGCTGCAATTGAACTTTGCAGGGCCGAGGATGAAGTTTTTATTGTTGGCGGAGCCGAGATTTACCGGCAGGCTATTCCGCTTACAAACCGCATATATCTCACCATTATCGACCAGGATTTTGAGGGTGATACCTTCTTCCCGGAGTTAAATCCTGATGAGTGGCAGGAAACAGATCGTGAAGATTTTGAGCCCGACGAAAAAAACAAGTATAAATATTCTTTTATCACACTTGTGCGGGGCTAA
- a CDS encoding thymidylate synthase yields the protein MKQYLDLMRHVMETGAQKHDRTGTGTVSVFGYQMRFNLKDGFPMVTTKKLHLKSIIHELIWFLSGDSNIRYLKENGVRIWDEWADENGDLGPVYGKQWRSWPTPDGGHIDQIQQVVNQLKNNPDSRRIIVSAWNVAEVNQMALPPCHSLFQFYVEPPNPLKGELKGKLSCQLYQRSADIFLGVPFNIASYALLTIMMAQVCDLEAGDFVHTFGDAHLYNNHIDQARLQLSRDPRPLPTMKINPEVKDIFSFKFEDFTLENYDPWPHIKAEVAV from the coding sequence ATGAAACAGTATCTCGACCTGATGAGGCATGTGATGGAAACCGGCGCGCAGAAGCATGACAGAACCGGCACCGGTACGGTAAGTGTGTTTGGCTACCAGATGCGTTTCAACCTTAAGGATGGTTTCCCGATGGTGACCACCAAAAAGCTTCACCTCAAATCAATTATCCACGAGCTCATCTGGTTTTTGAGCGGCGACAGCAATATCCGTTACCTGAAAGAAAACGGCGTACGCATCTGGGACGAATGGGCCGACGAAAACGGCGACCTCGGTCCGGTGTATGGTAAGCAATGGCGCTCATGGCCCACACCTGATGGCGGGCATATTGATCAGATCCAGCAGGTAGTAAATCAGCTTAAAAACAATCCCGATTCGCGCCGCATTATTGTATCGGCCTGGAACGTTGCCGAGGTTAACCAGATGGCCCTGCCGCCATGCCATAGTTTGTTCCAGTTTTACGTAGAGCCCCCTAACCCCCTGAAGGGGGAACTGAAGGGAAAACTTTCATGCCAATTGTATCAAAGAAGTGCCGATATATTTTTAGGCGTTCCGTTCAACATTGCATCGTATGCCCTGCTCACTATAATGATGGCGCAGGTATGCGACCTCGAAGCCGGCGACTTTGTACATACCTTTGGCGATGCCCACCTGTACAACAACCATATCGACCAGGCCCGCCTGCAACTAAGCCGCGATCCTCGTCCCCTGCCAACCATGAAGATCAACCCGGAGGTTAAAGATATCTTCTCATTTAAGTTTGAAGATTTCACTTTGGAAAATTATGACCCATGGCCGCATATTAAGGCGGAAGTGGCGGTGTAA
- the ispE gene encoding 4-(cytidine 5'-diphospho)-2-C-methyl-D-erythritol kinase, producing MILFPNAKINIGLNITERRPDGYHNLETIFYPIDIKDALEVVPSDKLSFTSTGLDIPGLMEDNLCIRGYYMLKQDHDLPPVSIHLHKHIPIGAGLGGGSADAAFFIRLMNDEFKLGLSVDEMTNYARRLGADCAFFIENKPVFAFERGDEFEHIRLDLSAYKIVLVMPPVHVSTGEAFRGIKPTAVKDSLFDLINEPIADWKKFIKNDFEQTVFKNHAGIRGIKAALYEAGAIYASMSGSGASVFGIFAETPDLKFLEAENGVFYL from the coding sequence ATGATTTTATTTCCGAATGCAAAAATAAACATTGGCCTTAATATTACCGAACGCCGGCCGGATGGTTATCATAATCTCGAAACCATTTTTTATCCTATCGATATTAAAGATGCCCTTGAAGTAGTACCAAGCGATAAGCTTAGCTTCACATCAACCGGCCTGGATATTCCCGGCCTGATGGAGGATAACCTCTGCATTAGGGGTTATTACATGCTTAAGCAGGATCATGACCTGCCACCAGTGAGCATCCACCTGCATAAACACATCCCGATAGGCGCTGGACTGGGCGGGGGATCGGCCGATGCTGCGTTTTTTATCAGGCTGATGAATGATGAATTTAAGCTCGGTTTATCGGTTGATGAAATGACCAATTACGCCCGCCGCCTCGGTGCCGACTGTGCTTTCTTTATTGAGAATAAACCCGTGTTTGCTTTTGAGCGCGGCGACGAGTTTGAGCATATCAGACTCGATCTGTCAGCTTACAAAATTGTGTTGGTAATGCCGCCCGTTCACGTGTCGACAGGGGAGGCTTTCAGGGGCATAAAACCAACCGCGGTAAAAGATTCATTGTTCGATTTGATCAATGAGCCAATAGCAGATTGGAAGAAGTTTATCAAAAATGATTTCGAACAAACCGTGTTTAAAAATCACGCGGGGATCCGCGGTATCAAAGCTGCCCTTTATGAAGCCGGCGCTATCTACGCCAGTATGAGCGGAAGCGGTGCATCAGTGTTCGGTATTTTTGCCGAAACCCCCGATTTGAAATTTTTGGAAGCAGAGAACGGAGTGTTCTATTTATGA
- a CDS encoding NAD(P)-dependent oxidoreductase, which produces MKTKIGFIGLGNMGTSIAKNLIDSGYHLQVYNRTLSKIDELGTDRVTKCQSPAEAAANVPFLITMVSDDEVLRESAVGDGGILKTLQPNAVHISMSTISPGTSEELAKLHEQAGSRYLASPVFGRPEAAAARKLWICVSGDEQTKADARPILDLLGQGVIDFGPSTGGANVVKIAGNFMIMASMEMMAEAFTLAEKNGLSRTQVFEFFGSTLFNAPIFQNYGKLIAGKQYEPIGFKSKLGYKDARLAFKLSQTSEMPMPIANAVHSRLLTAVAKGRGESDWVEGIGRGVSEDAGV; this is translated from the coding sequence ATGAAAACAAAGATTGGATTTATAGGCCTTGGCAACATGGGTACCAGCATAGCCAAAAACCTCATCGACTCGGGGTACCATCTGCAGGTTTACAACCGCACACTTTCAAAGATAGATGAGCTTGGAACCGACCGTGTAACCAAATGTCAGAGCCCTGCCGAAGCAGCGGCAAATGTGCCGTTTTTGATCACCATGGTATCGGATGATGAGGTGCTGCGAGAATCGGCTGTAGGCGACGGCGGAATTTTAAAAACGCTACAGCCAAATGCTGTGCATATCTCCATGAGCACTATTTCGCCTGGTACTTCTGAAGAACTTGCCAAATTACATGAGCAAGCCGGCAGCCGTTACCTTGCCTCTCCGGTGTTTGGCAGGCCCGAAGCGGCTGCTGCGCGTAAGCTCTGGATCTGCGTTTCGGGCGACGAGCAAACTAAAGCTGATGCCCGGCCAATTCTTGATTTACTTGGCCAGGGGGTGATAGATTTCGGCCCTTCAACAGGTGGCGCAAACGTGGTGAAAATTGCCGGCAATTTCATGATCATGGCATCAATGGAAATGATGGCCGAAGCGTTTACCCTCGCCGAAAAAAACGGGTTGAGCAGAACGCAGGTTTTCGAGTTTTTTGGCTCGACACTTTTTAACGCTCCTATTTTTCAAAACTATGGTAAGCTCATTGCAGGTAAGCAATATGAACCTATAGGCTTCAAATCAAAATTAGGCTATAAGGACGCGCGGCTTGCATTCAAATTATCGCAGACAAGCGAGATGCCTATGCCCATTGCAAACGCCGTACACAGCCGCTTATTAACGGCTGTAGCCAAAGGCCGGGGCGAGAGCGATTGGGTAGAAGGAATAGGGCGCGGCGTGAGTGAAGATGCGGGGGTGTGA
- a CDS encoding LapA family protein, producing MSIKTIVIVVIAVLLTIVLMQNTDEVYFKFLFATFRVSKLMMMLVVAVTGFILGLIVAWPKKQKFDIEGYHDAMHKKDDTDTLSDEDREYIS from the coding sequence ATGAGCATAAAAACAATAGTCATTGTAGTCATCGCTGTTTTGCTTACCATCGTACTGATGCAAAATACCGACGAGGTTTACTTCAAATTTTTGTTCGCCACTTTCAGGGTATCCAAACTAATGATGATGCTGGTGGTTGCGGTAACAGGTTTTATATTGGGCTTGATCGTGGCATGGCCTAAAAAACAAAAGTTCGATATTGAAGGCTATCATGACGCCATGCACAAAAAAGACGACACCGATACACTAAGTGACGAAGACAGGGAATACATCAGCTAA